ATCTTCTTCACGGGGAGCAATCGGCGCAGCAGCGTTGAAAGTGCCTTGGTTAAACATCGAGATTTTCAATTTGGATTCAAACGGATTAGTCTGGCCTTGCGAATTACTCGATGCTGTCGATATCACTTCTTTTTGTTCCCCACATCCTGACAATACCGTTCCCATACCCACTATTGCTGTCAGAATAGCAATTGTATTCGCTTTACGCTGCATAATGACCTCTCCTTTTGCTTCTATATTATCACGGTTTCCCCGTAACAACTTAGGTTGGATTGCTTTTTAACCTTTAACCGATCCCAAGAGCACACCTTTGGTGAAATGTTTTTGCATAAATGGGTAAACGATCAAGATCGGAACCGTAGTCACGACAACAGCAGCCATTTGCACAGCGAACATACTAACAGCTCCGGTATTGGCGAGTGAATCAGCGTTTTGTGTTGAGACGTTAAGCAGGATGTTGCGCAAGATCACCTGAAGCGGCATTAAGTTGGCATCATTGATATAAACAATAGCATCGAAATAACTGTTCCAATGTCCGACTGCGTAAAATAAGGAAATGGTGGAAAGGACGGGCAAGGACAGGGGTAAAATGATCCGCCATAACGACTGAAGCTCACTTGCACCGTCTACCCTTGCTGATTCCTCGATTTCAGCGGGCAATTGCTCGAAAAAGCCTTTAATGATCACCAGATTAAATGCACTAATGAGATTTGGAATAATCAATACCCAAGGACTGTTTAGCAATCCCAAAGAGCGGGTTAGTAGATAAGTCGGAATTAATCCTCCTCCAAACATCATGGTAAAGACGATGAATAGTAAAAATGGACTTCGCCCTGGCAAATATTTTTTGGATAACGGATAAGCCGCTAATACCGTAAATAACACATTAAAAAAAGTGCCTACTATCGTTCGAAACAATGTAATTTTATACGCCTGACCGATCCCATGCGAAATGAACACTTCTTTATAGGCTAGAAAGGTAAAGGTTTCTGGTATAATAACAATTCCTCTTCTTAACACTTCCGATTCTGGTGTCATTGAAACAGCAACCACATATAGAAAGGGAAGTAAGCAAACTAGGGATAGCAAAATAAGCATAATATAAACGACGGCTTGCCAGACTTTTTCCCCGATTGTCATATTGATCATATTTATAACCACCTCACCAAATTTGCCCATCGAATTTTTTAGCGAGCTTATTCGCTGCCAGCACTAAAACAAAACCGATGACCGCTTTAAACAATCCCACAGCTGTAGCCAAGCCAATCTTAAGTCGCTCGAGCCCTTCACGGTATACCCATGTGTCGATAATGTCGATCTTCTCCTGATTAAAGCTGTTGGCAAACATGAATATTTGATCAAAACCTGCATCCAGAATATGGCTTAATTTAAGGATCAGCATCAGAATCATGACGCCTCGAATGCCAGGAAGTGTTACATGCCATAGCTGTCTCCATTTGGAAGCGCCATCAATTCTAGCAGCCTCATATAAACTTGGATCAATTCCTGCTAATGCTGCAAGGTATAATATCGCTCCCCATCCAATATCCTTCCATATTTCAGATAAGATGATCAGCAGTCTGCCCCAGGCAGGCTCCGTTAGAAAGGAGATAGGTTCAACACCAAATTCCTTCAAAATCATATTAAAAAGACCATCTCCTGGGGCTAATAATGCCACCATCATGCCATAAACAATGACCCATGACAGAAAATGGGGTAAATAAGTGATCGTTTGTACGATTTTCTTAAACCATTGGGTATAAACTTCATTAAGCAGCAAAGCAAGTAAGATGGGAGCGGAGAAACCGAACAATAGCTTATACAGTGATATGATAATCGTATTTCTCATGATGTCCCAGAAATAAACGCCGTTCATAAAATCGGTAAAATTTTTAAATCCCACCCATGGGCTATCCCATAGTCCCAAAGCTAGGTTATAGTTTTTAAAAGCAATAATGATTCCTGCCATAGGAATGTATTTGAATACGGCAAAGTAAATTAATGCCGGTAACAAGAGCGCATACATCACTTTATACTTTTTTATAGTTCTTATCCATGAATTCCTCTTTTTGGGGAGGGGAATGGCGTCCGCTGCCAATTTCGCTTGCATTTCATCACCTCGTCTTTATTTGTATTTGTATAATAGCATCCCTCTTTCGGATAAATTTCTGTGATTTCAAGAATTTCTTATAAAATTTTAAGTAAGATCAGCCTTGGATGATTCCATTACAATAGGCATGAAAAAACGGACAGAGTGACTCATCCGCCTGTTGCGCCATGCCCAAAAAAACCACCTGATACCGTATTGCCTCTGTATCAGGTGGTTTAGTTATAAAGCTATTGAATTGGCTTATGTTCGCAGCCGGTCGTTAAGCTGTATTCACATTTGTATTTCTCTTTCTAATAATGCTCGTTCCTCTACCGCTGCAGGTTTAAACATGATCTTCAGCAGCGGTGGTGCCACAAGCGTGGTAATAATTATGGTAAATACAACTGTGGTGAAGTATTGCGGTAATAATAGACCTGATTGCAAGCCTGTCGAAGCAATAATTAGGGCAACTTCACCGCGCGAGATCATTCCTGAGCCGATGGCAAAGGAAGCCCTATGATTAAATCCTGTTAACCGAGCACCAGCCCATCCGCCGATGAGCTTCGTCACAATAGCAATGATCGTAATAACGAGCAATAGCCCGATCTGACTACTAATCCCATCAAAAGATACAGATAGTCCAATACTAACAAAGAAAATGGGGACGAATATTGTATAGGCTATTGGTTCAGCGCCACGCTCTACTTTATGCTTAAATGGCGTCTGTGAAATCGCAATCCCCGCTGCGAATGCACCAATAATGCCAGCCATTTGCATATACTCTGCAAAGTAAGCGAAGCTGAAGCAGACAAGCAGACCCCCACTCATTACGGCTTCCGTTATTTTTAGGTAAGCGAACCCTTTCATCACCTTCGGTACAATCCAGATGCTCGCTGCGATCATGATCACGAAGAACAATATTTTTTGGCCGATAAGCAATCCGATGGAGATATCTGATCCTTGACCAAGTAGGGTCATAATACATGCTAACAGCACGACGACCAAGACGTCATCCACGACGGCTGCGCCAAGAATTGTCGTTCCTTCACGTGAGTTCAACTGATTCAACTCTTTGAGCACCTGTACGGAGATGCTCACGGAGGTTGCACAGAACAACACGCCAAAGAATACTGCATAGTTATGCTCTATACCGAACGCAATCGCTGAACAATAACCGCCGATAAATGGAAAGATCACTCCTGCGACAGCAACCGCGAATGCCGACTTCCAGTTCCGCTTCAGCTGTTCTAGATCCGTCTCTAGTCCTGCAATAAACATTAACAACAGCACACCGATTTCAGCCAATTCGTGAATGAAATGACTATTCAGATCAATCCATCCAAGTAACGCAGGACCTAGTATAATCCCTACGAGCAACTTTCCCAATACTGCAGGCTGTCCAAGCTTAACCGAGGCATGCCCTCCCACCTTCGTGAACAGAATAACGAGGATAAGATAAAGTACAGATTGCATCGTTTCTACTCACTCCTTGCTGCACTTGTTAAACCTTCATCGACGGTTCACTACATTCACCGGCATCCCTTGGAGGAATACCTGTAGATTCCTTACGGCTACAGCCATTAATCTAGCTCGAGATTCCTTAGATGCCCAAGAAATATGCGGCGTAATTATACAATTGCGCGCATACAACAATGGATTATCTGCACGAATTGGTTCTGTAGTTACAACATCGAGTCCTGCTGCTTGTACTCTCCTATTATTTAATGCCTCTGCAAGATCTTGCTCTACGATCAGCGCACCTCTGGAATTATTAATAATAATGACATCATGCTTCATTTTTTCAATATTGCTCTTATTAATAATCCCTTCTGAACTCGGAAGTAATGGAGAATGTAATACAATGACATCTGCTTGCTCAAATAAAGTGTCGATATTCACGTAGGTGGCGATCAGCTTGCCATTGTTCGATGGATAGGGATCGCATGCCAGCACATTCATCCCCATGGCCTTGGCAATCGTCCCTGTTGCTTGTCCAATGCTGCCAAAGCCGATAATCCCCATGGTTTTGCCCAATAGCTCGATTAACGGGTAATCCCAGAAGCACCAATCCAGATTATTCGCCCATGCCCCTTCTTTAACCTGTTGACTATGATGTCCAATATGATGACAGATTTCCAGTAGTAGTGCTATGGCGAACTGCCCGACAGCATGTGTTCCATATGTTGGAACATTCGTGACGATAATCTCTTTCTCCAGAGCGGCCTGTGTATCAATGACATTGTAGCCTGTTGCCAGTATCCCTATATATTTAATATGAGGACAAGCTTCAATAACTTCTCTAGATATTGGTGTTTTATTCGTTATGACGATTTCCGCATCACCAATCCGCTCGATCACTTCATTAGGCTGGTCCATTGCGGTTCGATCATATATGGTGCACTTTCCGATCCGCTCAAAGCCTTCCCAATTTAAATCTCCAGGGTTCAGCGTATATCCATCCAGGATTATGATATTCATCGCGCTTCACCTTTCTTTCGATTGACCTTACGAACAGCATCGCATATATCTTCTACCGATAATCCGTATTTGTTCATTAATTGCTCAGGCTTTCCGGATTCTCCTAACGTGTCCCGGATGCCCACTATTTGCATGGGAACAGGTGCATGCTGGATCAAACACTCCGCAACCGCACTCCCCATCCCCCCATGGATTTGATGCTCTTCTGCCGTGACAACAGCCCCTGTCTGCAATGCGAACAGAATTACTGACTCTACATCTAACGGTTTCACCGTATGCAGATTAACGACCTTGAGCTCGATCCCCTCTTTAGCTAATCGTTCCGCAGCTTGTAAGCCCTCATGCACCATCCCTCCATTCGCAAATAAAACGACATCCGTACCTCCTCGCATGACGTTGGCTTTACCTATTTGGAACTCCGTCTCCAGATTTGTAATGACTGGAACAGCTTCTCTGCCGAAACGAATAAAGCATGGTCCTTCCCTATCGGCTATGGCGATTGTCGCCTTTTCTGTCTCGATCGCATCACAGGGTACAATAACCGTCATGTGCGGAAGGACACGCATGAGTGCAACATCCTCTAGTGATTGATGTGTCGCACCATCTGGGCCAACAGAAATTCCTGCGTGCGCCCCCGCAAGCTTGACATTCAATTGATTGTAGCAGACCGTCGTCCGGATCTGATCCCACGCTCTTCCGGCGAGAAAAACACAATATGTGGTGGCAAAAGGGATCATCCCGCCTAGCGCCAAGCCTGCTGCAGTGCCTAACATGTCCTGTTCTGATATACCCATATTGATAAAGTTATCAGGATACTTCTTTCTTACCCATTCGGTTCGTGTTGATTTGGAAACATCCGCATCCATTGCGATTACGTTATTATTCTTCTCGATCAACTTGAGCAAGGCTTGTCCGTAGCCATCTCGCATAGGAACTTTATTCATATGTCTCTCTCCCTACGATAGTATTTCAGTTAGGGCCGCCAGCCATTGCCCAGCATTCGGAGCTTGTCCATGCCATTCACACTTATTCTCCATGAACGAAACACCTTTTCCTTTTACGGTATTCGCTATTATAACGCTTGGCTTTCCCTTTACTGTCATCGCCTCAGCATATGCTCCTAACACTTCCTCCATCTGATGTCCATCAATGTCAATGACATGAAAACCGAAGCTCGCCCATTTCATCTGTAGATCACCAAGATCTTTAATTTCCTCAGTTGTTCCATCCAATTGCACATGATTGTAATCTACAATCGCGCATAGATTATCCAATTTGAAATGAGCGCTAGTCATGGCGGCTTCCCATATTTGCCCTTCCTGCAGCTCTCCATCTCCCATCAAGCAATACACCCGGTTACTTAGGCTGCGCTTTTTGAATGCCATGGCCAGACCATTCGCAATCGATAATCCTTGTCCAAGCGAACCAGAGGAACAATCCAATCCAGGTGTACATTCCATATGGGGGTGTCCTTGCAAAATGCTCCCCAACTCTCGCAGAGTGGATAGTTCATCGACTGAGAAGTAGCCACTTCTCGCCAAGACACTATATAACACCGGAGCAACATGCCCTTTCGATAGAATGAAGCGATCTCTTCCATCCCACGCGGGATTAGATGCATCATGCTTCAACACTCCACCTTGATATAAGGCAACAAGTAATTCTACCGCTGACAGAGAACCACCAGGATGGCCTGAACCCGCATGATGGATCATCGTAACAATGTCCTCGCGTACTTGTTGACACGCTATACGTAAATAATCGTTCATCGCTTCCTCCTTATGCAGTCATTGTTGAGGGGATTGAAGGAATGCCATCTTCCATAATCCCCTGGGACTTTAGCTAACTAGAAACAAGTTAAACACGCCAACGAATGCAAGCGCCGCGAGAATAGCAATAAAAGCAATCGCCCACAGCAACAATTGTATGAACAATTGAGCGGAAGGGTATTTTACATTGAAGTGTTTATCCCCTGCAATCGCTCCCATAATAATTGCACCACCCGTCGAGGCCGAGCTGATTCCTGCAACCGAGGCGAACAATGCCATCA
This window of the Paenibacillus sp. FSL R10-2734 genome carries:
- a CDS encoding carbohydrate ABC transporter permease; this encodes MINMTIGEKVWQAVVYIMLILLSLVCLLPFLYVVAVSMTPESEVLRRGIVIIPETFTFLAYKEVFISHGIGQAYKITLFRTIVGTFFNVLFTVLAAYPLSKKYLPGRSPFLLFIVFTMMFGGGLIPTYLLTRSLGLLNSPWVLIIPNLISAFNLVIIKGFFEQLPAEIEESARVDGASELQSLWRIILPLSLPVLSTISLFYAVGHWNSYFDAIVYINDANLMPLQVILRNILLNVSTQNADSLANTGAVSMFAVQMAAVVVTTVPILIVYPFMQKHFTKGVLLGSVKG
- a CDS encoding ABC transporter permease subunit, yielding MQAKLAADAIPLPKKRNSWIRTIKKYKVMYALLLPALIYFAVFKYIPMAGIIIAFKNYNLALGLWDSPWVGFKNFTDFMNGVYFWDIMRNTIIISLYKLLFGFSAPILLALLLNEVYTQWFKKIVQTITYLPHFLSWVIVYGMMVALLAPGDGLFNMILKEFGVEPISFLTEPAWGRLLIILSEIWKDIGWGAILYLAALAGIDPSLYEAARIDGASKWRQLWHVTLPGIRGVMILMLILKLSHILDAGFDQIFMFANSFNQEKIDIIDTWVYREGLERLKIGLATAVGLFKAVIGFVLVLAANKLAKKFDGQIW
- a CDS encoding cation:proton antiporter produces the protein MQSVLYLILVILFTKVGGHASVKLGQPAVLGKLLVGIILGPALLGWIDLNSHFIHELAEIGVLLLMFIAGLETDLEQLKRNWKSAFAVAVAGVIFPFIGGYCSAIAFGIEHNYAVFFGVLFCATSVSISVQVLKELNQLNSREGTTILGAAVVDDVLVVVLLACIMTLLGQGSDISIGLLIGQKILFFVIMIAASIWIVPKVMKGFAYLKITEAVMSGGLLVCFSFAYFAEYMQMAGIIGAFAAGIAISQTPFKHKVERGAEPIAYTIFVPIFFVSIGLSVSFDGISSQIGLLLVITIIAIVTKLIGGWAGARLTGFNHRASFAIGSGMISRGEVALIIASTGLQSGLLLPQYFTTVVFTIIITTLVAPPLLKIMFKPAAVEERALLEREIQM
- a CDS encoding D-2-hydroxyacid dehydrogenase, which codes for MNIIILDGYTLNPGDLNWEGFERIGKCTIYDRTAMDQPNEVIERIGDAEIVITNKTPISREVIEACPHIKYIGILATGYNVIDTQAALEKEIIVTNVPTYGTHAVGQFAIALLLEICHHIGHHSQQVKEGAWANNLDWCFWDYPLIELLGKTMGIIGFGSIGQATGTIAKAMGMNVLACDPYPSNNGKLIATYVNIDTLFEQADVIVLHSPLLPSSEGIINKSNIEKMKHDVIIINNSRGALIVEQDLAEALNNRRVQAAGLDVVTTEPIRADNPLLYARNCIITPHISWASKESRARLMAVAVRNLQVFLQGMPVNVVNRR
- a CDS encoding transketolase family protein; this encodes MNKVPMRDGYGQALLKLIEKNNNVIAMDADVSKSTRTEWVRKKYPDNFINMGISEQDMLGTAAGLALGGMIPFATTYCVFLAGRAWDQIRTTVCYNQLNVKLAGAHAGISVGPDGATHQSLEDVALMRVLPHMTVIVPCDAIETEKATIAIADREGPCFIRFGREAVPVITNLETEFQIGKANVMRGGTDVVLFANGGMVHEGLQAAERLAKEGIELKVVNLHTVKPLDVESVILFALQTGAVVTAEEHQIHGGMGSAVAECLIQHAPVPMQIVGIRDTLGESGKPEQLMNKYGLSVEDICDAVRKVNRKKGEAR
- a CDS encoding transketolase, which codes for MNDYLRIACQQVREDIVTMIHHAGSGHPGGSLSAVELLVALYQGGVLKHDASNPAWDGRDRFILSKGHVAPVLYSVLARSGYFSVDELSTLRELGSILQGHPHMECTPGLDCSSGSLGQGLSIANGLAMAFKKRSLSNRVYCLMGDGELQEGQIWEAAMTSAHFKLDNLCAIVDYNHVQLDGTTEEIKDLGDLQMKWASFGFHVIDIDGHQMEEVLGAYAEAMTVKGKPSVIIANTVKGKGVSFMENKCEWHGQAPNAGQWLAALTEILS